The Tenebrio molitor chromosome 2, icTenMoli1.1, whole genome shotgun sequence DNA segment AACGGCacttttgttttcaattaaacTCTTGTTCATGCTCTTGCATTAATAAGTAAAAGTTGGAATTATTAACTTGACACAATTTTCTACCAATAAAAAACCGAAATCAAATTTGATGCGTGCAGCGCAGATGAGGAGGACCGGGATGACGGTAAATGGGAGACATGAGACATCCCAACGCGGCGTGCATTTTATTCGTATTTTATCGCGATCAGTTAACCGTTGCAGTTGTGAAAGAAACtataaaatgtatttggtCGCGTCGGGTGCGGATTCGCCTTTTGCGGCAACGCGTCAAGTCGTAGGCAATTTTCCGGAATGATCGATCGTTACGATAGAGACCGGACTAGACGTTCACGAAAGTAATTGGTTTTAATTTCAGTGCCAACATTTTAGAAATACCGATAACGGACGACGCGGAACCTGTCTCGAACAAGCTGGTGAATTCTCAATGTACAGAACCAGGCACGGTTACGACCAACAACAAGACGAAAACCATCGTCCGGAAGAACAATCTGGTAATGGAAGTGACGTGATGCTCATCGTCAGACCTGCGATTGACGAGATCGCAGGATGGCTTTTTACTATCAAGGTGTTTCATTTTCTGCTGGTTATACGTTTTCAAGATTTGAAATGCCTGTCAGAATTTTACGTTCTCATCATTCAGATTGTACTAAGTATTACATAAgaagaaaacataaaaaagatTATTGTTGGGGAAAAGTAGAGCAAGTTCCGGATGATATGTAATCGATTTGTTTTATAACGGAAAAGGCGGGAACTCGCTGTTGTGGGGTATAATgatgttattacatattatttttctttttgttaacCAATTTTATTGAGCAGTAATTATCATAAGTTGAAGTTTAGTGGCGTTTTCATGTCTTTTTAGATAGGAACGGTCGATTATCGGTACATTTGTTTCAAGTGCTTAAGAGTCTGGCTGGAGTAACATCGTTATATTTCACGACGTTCGctacacaatattcatctgtcGTGCTGTTGTATACATTTTGTATGAATGTATCGGTTTCAGTGTAAATCGCGTAATCTCCAGAACTGttgcatattttaattttttaagacGAACATATTCTAACATATAGTATTATTGTGTTCATTAAGTGATCATAAATTACTCAGTTTTagttgaataaataaatttgtagaaAAAGCAGGCATTTTCGCAAAATCTTACCAATAAACTAGACTTCTATTTTAAGGagttgttaatttattttctattgtaaTTATAACCCTAGTGTTAATGATTCATGAGGCTGTTGAACTATTATTAGTAACttattacattttgtaaatgaaattttgtgaACTGTACTTACACCATTAGACCGCTGTATTTtcatttgattaaatttatttttttaagccattattTCCACGTTTTGTGTTCGTGACATGTGCAAAAAggaacgttaaaaaattaaaacaaatgtaAGAAGTTAGTCGAGTCTCGTGAAATTTCTATCTGTATAAAATGTTGGCACGTTTATAAGTTTAAATAGTTaacaatttgtcaaaagtgGTGTTACGTCTTTCAATATAAGCTTCTCTGTGTCTATTTAACTATTACCATCTTACATTGGCAGATCGTTAACGGTACGAAacgttacaaaatttaatttggaaacaagttgttcattttattgtatgttttataaacaaaactaacaaaaaaagGCTGTTAGAAAAAGTTTGGTATAAATACGctctctttaatttcttgataagtaaattcgataaatttttactattttgaATAAGACTTTTGCTCGTTTATTACaagaaaattattgtaaataaataccaTTTGTTTGTATATAATTATAACAAAACTAGCAGtattttttgtacaaaaaGTTTGTCAATTATGTTTTTTAGATGTTAAGTAATGATAATTTAGGGCAAAGGTATTATTTAAAActagtttaaatttaaaattagaatCAATGGTGCAAGCTATTAGATAATAAGTCACATTCCTACTTCTGTATGTCATTGTTTGAATTAACGGTTTAAATGCATCATGTGATTGCcgatttttattatattctattaaaatttagtaattttgatatttagACTGTTAATTcactaatttattataaacgaaaaaaaaataaacaatgcgACATTTAACAATGTAGACGACCAACTATATTGTttcatgttaaaaaaattccaaaaaaatatataaatgcTTCAACATTGATTGTGGCACTTAttacaactgaaattttaGCATTTACACCGTCAAGAATTATTAGACCGTTGTCCTTTTCGGTGAGATGaatgttgaaattgtcagtgTGGATAAGCCGTAGAATGTGgtatttaatttatatataaagaaaaaaaaattaataacgcgATTACTATATACGGGTCTATTAATGAACGTTCTGGGTTTTTGATTAGGTCCTCTGAATGTGaatatttgtaaatatgtgATTAGTTTATGTGTATGAATGATCAATAAAATCTGTCATGCAGGTTTTAGATTCTAAACTATTCGtttatttttagtaaattgtacatTAAAAAAGTGGTACGCCATTATTCCACCGATTCTCCTCCTCCAGAATTGGGCACCAGACCCCGCAGCGACAGATCGTACACCACCTCTTCGATTTTTTTCACGTCGTACTTAAGCGCGTCGAACCTCTTCCGCAACGAGTCATTTTTTAAGTTCAACAAGCGAAAACCCGCGTTCAGTTCCGCCACAAATTTGGAAATCTGCAACGGCCTGTTGTAATCGCCGTAAGTTACCGAGTTGACGGCGAAGCGCGACAATTCCGTCGCCAGATTCAACAGCCCCATCAGGTAGTCCTCCAGGTCCAGGTGTAGTCGGGATTTCTCGTGCAGGCCCAGGATCTCGGCGACGGTCACTTTGTCCACCAGAAAACCCTTCTCCAGAAATATGACCAGCGCCGCCAGGAAACACAAGCGCTGGGTGGCGTAGCGCCAGTGGTCGTTGTAGCGGTAGTACTGACCCTCAGGTACGACGTCGTTCAGTCGGCTGAAACCCGCTCTCACGTCTTCGAAGAGATTCCTTGCTGTGCCACAAGCTGCTGAAACTTGACACAAAAATAAACCTAAACTACTGTCGTTCCCTCAATGTACCTTCTTCCCCCATTTGAGAACGGTGGATTATCTGTAAAGTGGTGATGATTTCGCGGAGAGGCTTTTCTATGTCTTTCATTATGTTGCGAATCTcctaaaacattttgtttacgAAATGTTTCACTTGTCCGTCCACTAACCTCTCGGACATCTTGCTCACAATTGATACTCTCTTGAAACGGAGTAAATATACTCTCTATTATATTTTCGCTGTTCATTGCAATGCTTTATTCTCATCAGCcataaatctaaaaaatatttctacgATGAAAACAACGCCAATACGACTTTgcctgtcaaatgtcaaaaaacaaGATGCGTGTTTGCGCTGGTGCCAGATTGTGAGGCACGTTGCGAagagaatttaattatttccttTACGGGAAAACTTTGCGGTGGGTAAgtttctgtatttttttctgtgtgaGAGATGTCCGGAAATGCTTGAGcgagtttattttatttatttttgaagggGGAAGCGGTCGGTGCAATGTGCGAATTTTCGCGTAATTTTGGCAATAGCGCAGATCGGGTGACATTTGTATTGTCAACGCAGGAAGATGTTTGACGTTTAAGGAGGCGTAATCGGCTTAAGATCTAAAATCTAATGGATTTGAAACGAGAAAGTGAGCAAATGTACCCATTTCAATGGCTATATTTGAGCGTCAGCCCGTTAAGAAGGTTATACTAGACGACACCGAGCCGTTGAGTTGTGTTATCGAAAACTGGAGGAACGTCAATGGACACACTGTAAGAAGTCGGAGTCCTTGCGTCCCGCGTTAAGGCGTCATTTTTCAGGAGTTTGTGATAAAAGTGCAGAGGGGACCGTTTTCGGATAAGACGTGGCGAGTGTACAAGCGATACAATGACTTTTACAAGTTGCACAACTATCTGCAAACGTCGGGAATTTCCCTCCAGTTGCCCCCTAAGAAGCTCATCGGAAACATGGACCCAGAATTCATCACAGAACGCCAACAAGGACTACAAGTTGGTGCAGTGACAACGCCGCAAACCCACCGCTAAATACAAAACTGTTgcagaaatatttaaacagcGTCCTGATGAATCCAATTTTAGTCTCCTCTCTTCCAGCGCGCTCTTTCGTCGATCCGGCCAATTATTGCCAACCGTTTGGCGAGTTGGCCTTGCAGCACGTCTCGCTGGCGTTGCGCGGGGAGGTCGGCTGGGAGGTCGTGGGGCCGCTCGAGGAGATGGGGTGGAGGCTCAGGAAACATTACTACCAGATACGGTGCAAGTCCTTACCAAAGGACGAGTTGATGGGGGGGTGGACCGACTACGGCCCCGACAAGTACCTCGACGACAAAGACATGCACGCGTTGTTTAAGAGTTTGAATCAGATTCAACACCCATTCATACATTCCATTGAATTGTGCCTATGTACCGATATCGGGGGCCTTGTGGTCAGATCCAATCACAAAGACGGGTCTTTGAGGGATTTGATCTGCGGCGCCAAGCCGAGGCAGTCCTTTCTCAAAAAATACGGCAATCCTAAAGGACACAAGCCGCTGGAAGTCAGCCAAGTGGCGCTTTACGGCCGGCAGATCTTGGAGGCCCTCAAGTTTTTGATGGACAAGGGGCTCCCTTACGGTATTTCTCCACGGTTTCGATCAACttgaactaattttaatgtcaTAGGGCATCTACATACTGGCAATGTGATTATAGAGAACGATAGAGTGAAACTGTTAGACATAGAGAACGGCGTCTTGGGGGTTCCCTCGTTTTACCGTCCTTACTTTATGCAACaccgaaaaataaacaatttgcaAGCCGTCGACGTGTACTGTTTCGGCCACACCCTCTACGAGATGACTTTCGGGGCGCCGCTCCACGAGAGCGTCGCCGACAACATCCCCAGTTGTCCCCCCCTTTTAAGTGAGACGGTTTGATTATTCTTTCGCGGTGAATTAACACGTGATAATTGCAGAATCGGTCCTCGACTCAATTTTATCGTCCGAAGCTTGCAAGTCCGGACTGCCGACGATAGAATCTCTGCTGaatcatcaatttttttcatcggTTGTGTTGCACTTGCTGCCCGATGACAAAGCGCACTTGAAAATACCAAATGCGACAAAGGAACACCTGAAGTCGGCCGCCCTTCAGGTGGAAGAAAGACTGAGAGAAGAACAGAAAATGGTGAGGAGTCAGAAGCGATTGGTCAAAGTACAAGAAATGATGAGTTCAGAGGAAGAAAAGAAGAAGCAACGACACAAAATGGTGAGAACGTCGTGATTGAGTTTTTCTTGTTGTAAAGATTGAGGTTTAGAGGCACGAACAACGTCAACTGGCCAGAGAACAGTTGAGGCAAAAGAGTAAAtccgaaaaagatgaaaaagtCAACGGTGACAGACCTGACAGTGTGAACAGCAGTGCAGCGACGTCATTGGGAACAGCAACGCCACCTTCCATGTCAGGTACGAAACTCGAAAcgttttgaggttatattttggttttttgaaataattgatGTTTAAAAACACTGGAAGGAATCCGTCTTTCAAAAATCGATTTGCAACGAGAATGCAAATCATTTCCTTCCGGTGGTTTGCCTTGCGATTAAGTGTCTATCATTATTTCGTTGCTCTGTCTTAGGCCTGAGAAGCTTTTAAGGAACCCATAATATGGTACCACAATTCTCATTAAATTCTCAATGTGGCATGCCCATGTTTCTCGTACGGCACTGTTTCATTATTTCTGTATTCACCGCTTCCAGCGACGTGATCGCAGTTACGAGAAAGCTTGTTTTAATTGCAGGTTCCACCGTTCCGTCGCCtccaccgccgccgcctcCGCCACCAGCGCCACCTTTGATGGCCAACGGCAACGGGGGAGGTTCGGCGTTGGCTCTTCCTGAGATCGATAAAGATCGATCGGCTTTGTTGGGGGCTATCTGTAAATTCAACAAAGCGTCTCTACGCAAGACCAAAGTTAACTAAACGCAGTTGGTTATCTCCGTTAAGTTCGAATCATTTGATGTTATATAATGTGATACCTTCTCCATGTTATCGTTACTTTTAGGGTCGTGGGGCGGTGCAAGAAACGATCTTGCGGGGCTGCGATGGTTTTCTGTACCACCTGGACGAATAATTTAGGTATAAAGTTTTGTGTACGGTTAGATTGCGTTTTGTAACAAACAATCGTgtaataattcaaaatctGATGCACCAAAATTCGTTtatagaaataattaaaaggggTCCACACACTTTGTATAATGTTAGGTAGCTTGGTCTTTGTTTTAGTGTTATGTATGTGCCTTCcctaaattgttttgtttcagGACTTGGAAGCGAgagtttcaaatttttgactgTGCCAATGTACgacttttttgtgtaaattgtAGATTAAATGATGCATTTACCCATGATTGAAATGATATTTACGTAATCGTTAACTAGTCAGGTGTCCTCGATCAGTTTGTCTTCAATGTACAGATTAAGGAATTTTTGTCCCTTTCTATAAACTACTAagtgtaaaaatattaaaaataaaaagtaacaaaTTTCGAATTCGTTTCATTCATGACACTTGCAATTGTTTaactaatttatttaacatataaacataaattacaAGAACACTAGGAATTTCTATGtgatttaatcacgagctttGTAATGCTTGATGTTGACAAGAACCCACGCAGGGATGGCCATCATGCTTCCAGTGATCAAAAGTCCGTGGGCAACTTTTTCTGCGAAGGAAATACGGACTCTTGGGGGCCCCGAAATCACGGTCATCTGCCTCGCGGCCACCTTCATCTGTGGCGCGGCCTTAAGCAACGTACTCGCAGAAAGCATCTCTACAAAACAAGTCGTATTAATTAACCGAGTGGATCTGAATCGTTCAAGTTTTTACCGAATTTTCGTGTTGCTTGTAGATTGACAGAATTAggtaataagtgaaaaatgGCGACTGGATATTTTCGATGATCTCGGCTCCTTGGGGAATTTTGCTTTAGAACTGTCCGCGCCGAATCGtcgaaaaatctataaaattaaaatttaccgTCGCCTTTCTCGATAATTTTTATCACTAAAGCGATAAGACAGTAATGTTTGTTATTTACATGACTTGGAGGTCTGCTACGAGCGATTAAAGCGCGGTTTATTCGTTTGGTGATAATACTTCTGTTAGTGAACCGTCAGTTGGCCGCTTGTACCCGATAACctctaaaattaaattcgGCCTTGAAGCTCCGCAACGGCCTTTGTTTTTGTGTTGTCACcgaaaattaacagaaatggCAGGAAGAGTTGCAGAAATCAAAGACGAACTCAACAAATCTCTTCACGACGCGTCGAAGCCATGGTCTTCGGTCTTGGCAACGGTGGAAGCGAAAACCGGCGTGGATAGACTGTACATTTTCATAGGTAAGGGGTTAAGGTCCACATCAGGATGAtgaatgaatattttaaaaaaactttgCGGACTTAGGTTCTATCGCTGTCGTTGGATTGTGGCTCGTTTTTGGATATGCTGCAGAGCTTGTCTGCAATACTGTTGGGTTTGTGTATCCTGCTTATGTCTCAACTCAGGCCATAGAGAGCAAACAGAAGGATGATGACACCAAATGGCTGACTTATTGGGtagtttttgcaattttctcaATCCTCGAATTTTTCTCTGATATCATTGTTGGTTGGTTCCCACTTTATTGGCTCATAAAGGTAAAACAACATAATAAAAGTGAGTCATTTCTAACAGCCTGATTTCAGTgcattttcttgatatggttAATGATTCCCACTGAACTGAATGGTTCTTTGATTCTGTATAGAAGATTGGTGCGTCCATACTTTTTGAAACATCACAACAATGTGGATGAAATGCTTGCTAAAGCTAAGAATTCAGGTAAATGACTTGacattaatttcataaatcaatgtacatttttaatatttaactaTTTCAGCTCATAAGCTCTTGGAGAAATCAGAATAAACTGAGGTCATAGTGAGGTATACATCTCATGCTTGAGCAACATATATCTCAAATGTTTTACTCATTTTTCAAAGTAACTTTCAGGATTGTTTTTATGTTTCGTTTTGAGATTATATAGTATtacattttaatcaaattatgttAGTGCCTTTTTGGGGTGGTGTTTGCGTTATAAATTTCCAATAAATGTTATACActatttttgtatttcacAATGACTTTCAAGATCTCATGTAACGCACAGATTTGTCACAAAGTTCAAATTTGCTGTGCTTTAAATAATTGTCCTTTGTCTGTTTAGCaactataaataaaataatggtaaagatttaaaaatcatttcattgcttaaaaaaactaaaattatgtaacaACTCAGTTGGTACTAGTAGATTCAACATTCTCATCTTTATTTGTAGCTTCTGAAGCAGCTCTCCTGTTTCTCCAAGCTTGAATGAAAGTTCTTGGATGAATAGGTAAAAGTCCTGATAAGCCTGTAAAAGCATTCAACAAATCATGATGCACCTGGAATCAATTAAAAACTGACCCAAAAGCTCCGCTACTGGGGTAGAACATTCTGCTCCATTTCCAATCCAGTACCTAATCCGTTCTAAATTAAGAGATACCAgcttttcattattttcatttggcAAAGGATCATAAGACCCTAGCTGTTCTATAACAGGTTGAAACTGTTCCCTCCACCGCTAAAAATAGGTTTTTGGTTAATATTATCGGACCGTCAACGataatttaaagtaaatacCTCTGCAACAACAATGTGAAAGAAAGGTCGATTTGTACATCCTTGTCGCACAAACCTTATTACTTTCGGTGACCTTACGGCAAATTTTCCGATCCCGCTCGAAGGAGCCAACATAATTActtattttatcttttacaataaatttaattcaatcgaatGCCAGTTTCGCaagaaaagtgaggttaggaaTTTTGACAGCTCACGTGACAACCGCTCAAGATTcaaattgataaattaatcGTTCAATTCAAATTATCACTCTCAGAAACGGGACACGCACGGTAAAATAAACCTACATAATTAAACATTCCATTCATCTTATTGTAATTACATTAATCAAAGTACTCCAGTTGAGGCAAAGGCAACATTGGAATCACTAATTATAATATagtgaaaattatttcattaaacatACGGAAAGATTATTTTAGTCAAATATCAATGCACACGTGTATAACTACATATAAAATACGAACGTTTTGATAAAATCTGTCTTCTGGCACCGGTTTCGACTCCGATTTAAATTTACCGCCTTGCCCTTGGTGCATTCTTGACATTGACGAACGTTGCCGGTCctcgaaaatttttacttcGAATTTTACTTATTCTGTCGTATTTTTGCAACTCACCGATTTATATAATAAACaaacttgttttttacttCTGTGACTGAAGCGGCAGTAGTTTGGTAAAATTTGCCAGtagataaaaattttgttccaaagTAGTTGCATCGTCCCGATAGCAGTAGTACCAACATCATGGCGTGTGATCGATATacgttttgtttaaataaaatatattgttgAAGTATTTGAGAATAAAGCATCATCATTTGAGTTGTTCGAAAGTTGGGGAGGTTCGTCGATCAGTGTACGTTCGCAATTTTGTAGTTGTTTCGCGTTGGTTATTTTTCGTTGTGTTGGTGCGGGTCCACATATGTGTGCTCTTACGTCACAGTAGCAAATGGATAAAAAACGTTTAGGAGAAGGAAAGGATTGTCGTCCATTGGAGACCAGCTGATTTGAGTTGACAATAAAATGTTCCGGTCTTGTCAGCCCGTATTGGCTGgtaaagtgtcaaaaaattgtgcGGTTCACACCGAAACCAACTGAAATACCCCAAAAAATCACTGGTGATGATGGAAAATCAACAATGGCCCGCTAAATACCAACAATCTGTGGCCGGGTCCGACACTACACAAGATAGTTTAAACAATGGAGAGACGAACGACAACGCCGCAAAGGACGAAAACGGTGAGGGGGTGCACGACAACGACAAACGGGACGAAAACGACAGCCCCACCATTAGGTCAGTGTGCCCCATTTGATGTATTTTCGCAGCCTCGCAAACTCATCGCCGATTTTCGACCAAATGTCGAAAGCTTAAGGCCCTCCCGGACGTTTGccgatttttcaaatttgatgttaattttgtaaattgaatATTTCAGTGAGAAAGCCAAACAGCTAATATCGCTGATCTTGGATCAGATGAAGGAATTATCAAACGCCGAAAAATATCT contains these protein-coding regions:
- the trsn gene encoding translin isoform X2, which produces MNSENIIESIFTPFQESINCEQDVREEIRNIMKDIEKPLREIITTLQIIHRSQMGEEAACGTARNLFEDVRAGFSRLNDVVPEGQYYRYNDHWRYATQRLCFLAALVIFLEKGFLVDKVTVAEILGLHEKSRLHLDLEDYLMGLLNLATELSRFAVNSVTYGDYNRPLQISKFVAELNAGFRLLNLKNDSLRKRFDALKYDVKKIEEVVYDLSLRGLVPNSGGGESVE
- the trsn gene encoding translin isoform X1, whose amino-acid sequence is MNSENIIESIFTPFQESINCEQDVREEIRNIMKDIEKPLREIITTLQIIHRSQMGEEVSAACGTARNLFEDVRAGFSRLNDVVPEGQYYRYNDHWRYATQRLCFLAALVIFLEKGFLVDKVTVAEILGLHEKSRLHLDLEDYLMGLLNLATELSRFAVNSVTYGDYNRPLQISKFVAELNAGFRLLNLKNDSLRKRFDALKYDVKKIEEVVYDLSLRGLVPNSGGGESVE
- the LOC138123352 gene encoding PX domain-containing protein kinase-like protein: MAIFERQPVKKVILDDTEPLSCVIENWRNVNGHTEFVIKVQRGPFSDKTWRVYKRYNDFYKLHNYLQTSGISLQLPPKKLIGNMDPEFITERQQGLQKYLNSVLMNPILVSSLPARSFVDPANYCQPFGELALQHVSLALRGEVGWEVVGPLEEMGWRLRKHYYQIRCKSLPKDELMGGWTDYGPDKYLDDKDMHALFKSLNQIQHPFIHSIELCLCTDIGGLVVRSNHKDGSLRDLICGAKPRQSFLKKYGNPKGHKPLEVSQVALYGRQILEALKFLMDKGLPYGHLHTGNVIIENDRVKLLDIENGVLGVPSFYRPYFMQHRKINNLQAVDVYCFGHTLYEMTFGAPLHESVADNIPSCPPLLKSVLDSILSSEACKSGLPTIESLLNHQFFSSVVLHLLPDDKAHLKIPNATKEHLKSAALQVEERLREEQKMVRSQKRLVKVQEMMSSEEEKKKQRHKMRHEQRQLAREQLRQKSKSEKDEKVNGDRPDSVNSSAATSLGTATPPSMSGSTVPSPPPPPPPPPAPPLMANGNGGGSALALPEIDKDRSALLGAICKFNKASLRKTKVN
- the ReepB gene encoding receptor expression-enhancing protein 5 — its product is MAGRVAEIKDELNKSLHDASKPWSSVLATVEAKTGVDRLYIFIGSIAVVGLWLVFGYAAELVCNTVGFVYPAYVSTQAIESKQKDDDTKWLTYWVVFAIFSILEFFSDIIVGWFPLYWLIKCIFLIWLMIPTELNGSLILYRRLVRPYFLKHHNNVDEMLAKAKNSAHKLLEKSE
- the mRpS16 gene encoding small ribosomal subunit protein bS16m; its protein translation is MLAPSSGIGKFAVRSPKVIRFVRQGCTNRPFFHIVVAERWREQFQPVIEQLGSYDPLPNENNEKLVSLNLERIRYWIGNGAECSTPVAELLGLSGLLPIHPRTFIQAWRNRRAASEATNKDENVESTSTN